The genomic region CAGTTACTCCTGGAGGATTGGTGAGATAGAGCACTGGATCTTTTCCCGCCCTAAATTGCACTCCCTGATGTTGGGAAGGTAAAAATCCATTTCCCCATAAACGTGAATAAAGTGGCTGCCCTATTTTATCTTTGGTAACCAATACCACAAATTCTGGTAGATTTTTATTATCAGAGCCCAAACCATAACTCACCCAAGATCCAATAGAAGGTCTTCCAGGTTGCTGCGAACCCGTTTGTAAAAATGTAATGGCGGGATCGTGGTTAATGGCTTCTGTGTACATTGATTTAATAAAGCAGATATCATCTACTACTTTTGCGGTATGTGGCATTAAAGAACTCATCCAGGCACCACTTTCCCCATGTTGCTTAAAGTCGAAAACTGTTCCTGCCATAGGCAAAGAAGATTGCCCAGCAGACATTCCAGTAAGACGTTGCCCACCAATAACGCTATCGGGCAATTGCTGTCCATTCATTTTCTGTAACAAAGGCTTATAATCAAATAAGTCCAATTGAGACGGGGCTCCACTTTGAAATAAGTAAATTACCCGTTTCACCTTTGGAGGGAAATGTGTACCCTTTAAAAGATTGTTGGTCATGGAAGGGCTATTTCCCAATAAATTCATCGGACTCAGTAAAGAACCGAAACTCAACGCGCCCAGGCCCAGCGAAGTTTTCATTAAGAAATCCCTTCTGGAAAATTTAGTATTATGATGGTGATCGTTACAATTCATAGACTATTAATTATCTTCTCATAAATGTTTCATCGTGATTGAGAATGGTATTGGAGACAATAGTAAGCGCAGCAGTTTTTTCTTCATCCAACGAATTATCGAAGGGTTTTTCTCCTACCTTCAATAAGTCTTTTGTTGCCTTCGGGGTATTTTTAAAATAATCATATTGTTTTCCATACAATTCTTTTAATAACTGTAGCTCCTTGCTAGAAGGTTTCCTACTGGTGGCTAAACGAAAAACCATTTCAATTTGATTTTCCACGACGCCCTCTTTCTCTTTCTGAACACGTTCAGCAAGCACTCGGGAAGCTTCAATAAATTGTTCGTCATTAAGCAATACCAAAGCCTGTAATGGGGTGTTTGTACTCTCCCTTTCTATGGTACAAACATCTCTGGAAGGAGCATCAAAAGCGGTCATGGCAGGATGTGGAGAAGTTCTTCTTATAAAGGTATACATACTTCTTCTGTAAAGGCTATCGCCCATATCTTCTTTATAATTTAAAAGTTTATAGGAGAAAGATGACTTTTCAGCCCAAAGGTCTGCTGGCATGTAAGGCTTCACACTCGCCCCACCTACTTGGGTCACTAAGAGTCCACTTACCGCTAATGCATTATCCCTTATGGCTTCTGCAGACAAGCGATAGGTATTACTTCTTGATAGATAAGTATTCTCTGGATCTTTAAGTGCCATGGCCTCCGTTGGGGTGGAAATTTGTTGATAGGTATGAGACATTACCATTTTCTTCAAAAGCTTTTTAACGTTCCAATTATTTTCTCGAAAATAGATGGCGAGCCAGTCCAATAATTCAGGATGTGACGGCAAGTTACCCTGGACACCAAAATCCTGTGGTGTATCTACGAGTCCGCTTCCAAAAACCATTTGCCAATATCTATTTACCGCCACCCTTGCCGTTAATGGATTGTTGTCCATAAACAGCCATTTAGCCAAACCAAGCCTATTTTTCGGTAGACTATCTGGAAATGCCGGCAATGCACTAAGGGTATTGGCGTTTACTGTTTCTCCGGGCTGGTTGTATTCCCCGCGCTTGTACAAATAAGAAGTTCTTTTTTCTGGCATTTCTTCCATCACCATAATCTCCAAGGTAGGGTTCATTACCTCCAGCCATTTCTTCCGCAGCTCTTTGAGGGTATCTTTTACCTCAGCTACTTGCGGCGTTTTTTCTATCCAGTATTCTTTTACTAAGGATCTATTCTTACTATTAATCTCCTCAAGGGATGTTCCAGCAAGCACCCTTATTTCCCCTGAAGTCAATTTCCTTTTATAAAAATAAATCTCATCCACCATCCCTTTAAAAATCCCATCTTCCCCGGTATATTTACGGTAGCTTTTACCAACCTTTAGGGTTCTGGGTTCAATAATATCGGGCCTTATGGTACGGTATGTTTTTATGGATTTATATAATTTGTTGTGAACTATTTCTGAAGAAACTTTACTTCCGTTAATATAGATATCTACATCATCTGCTTTACCACTTCCATTATAGGTAAAGGCCACATGATACCACTTCTTCTTCTGTAAAGTGTCTAAGGTCTTTATATGAAAATAATTTTCGGGAAGCGCATGCATTAGGCGAACGTTTAAACTATTCGTGCTATCCAAATAAAACTCCCATCCTCTCCAATCTCCATTTTTTTCGCCACTGGTACCCATAATTGTTTGAGTCTTCCCTTTTTTACGCTTGGAAGTGTTTACAAACAGACCCGCAGAAAATTCATCGATAAATTCGAAATTCGGATTGTTCTGTAGGTGTATTTCATCATAATCGCCAGTTATTTCTATTGCATTTCCCACCACTCCTTTTACAATCTTGCCAGGATTTTCCATGGTTGCATAGGCATTATCATCTATAATATAATTGTTCAAATAGTTGCCATAAATCGCAATCCCCTTATACTTGGGGTCATTTGGCTTTCGTTTTCGAACATCTTCAAGCGGATAGTAACCAATAAGATCTTCTTTTTTAAAGCTCGTAGGTATTTCATCCATAAATTGTTCCAAGGAAGCCAATTCTTTTTTTGTAATTGCTAGTTCTTTTTCTTCGGAACGGATTTTCTTTTTAAGGCTATCTGCTTTTTTTTGTTCCTCTTTTGAAGTTAAGGTTAGTAGCGGACCAAAATTTCCGTCGTCACCTGTCATCCCCAACTCTCGAACATTGTTGAAAAAAGCGGACATCTCGTAATAATCCTTTTGCGAAATAGGGTCGAATTTATGATCGTGGCATTTGGCACAAGCAACGGTTAACCCCAAAAATGCAGTACTGGTAGTCTCTGCCCTATCGAACACATAAGACAACCGAAATTCTTCATCAATAACACCTCCTTCTCCCGTCATGGGAGTGTTTCTGTTAAATGCAGTCGCTAAAATTTGATCCCTGCTTGGGTTTGGTAATAGATCCCCGGCCAATTGCCAAGTAACAAATTGGTCGTAGGGCATATTATCCTTAAAAGCATTAATTACCCAATCGCGCCAAGGCCACATGCTTCTCCAACCGTCTGCATGCAGGCCATGGGAATCTGCATACCGTGATAGATCCAACCAATCTAAAGTAAGCTTCTCGGCATTGGCATTGGATGACAGATACTTGTCTACCATTTTTTCATACGCATCTGGGCTCTCATCATTTAAAAATAAATCGAGCTCTTCCAATGTGGGTGGGAGTCCGGTTAAATCTAAAGCCAGTCTTCGCAGCAATTGTTCTTTTGGTGCTTTCGGAGAAAAATTATATCCTTTTTGCCTTAGTTTATCGTAAACAAATTCATCTATTTCATTGTTTATTAAAGGATTTTCTTCATCTAATTTTGGAGTCCCTTTATTCTCTGGCGGAATAAATGCCCAATGCTTCTTCCATTCGGCGCCTTGCTCGACCCATTTTAATATCAATGCCTTTTCGCGTGCCGATAACTTTAAATGGGATTCTGGAGGCGGCATCATTAGTTCTTCATCATCACTTAAAATACGGGCAATAACTTCACTCTGGTATGGACTACCACTTTTAAATGCTTTGTTTCCACTCTCCAATTTCCTAAACATGCCTTCCTTTACATCCAACCGTAAACCCGCCTTTCTAGTATTTTCGTCTGGGCCGTGGCAATTGAAGCAACGATCGGACAAAATTGGCTTGACATGAAAATTGTAATCAACTTGTTCTGGCAAGTCTTCATAAGCCACTTGAACCTCTTTAGGTACATCTACAGAGCAAGCCACAAAGTTGACGGAAAGTGCCATTAACAAAATAGCAAATACCAACCTTTTTAAAATTCGAGACCCTATGGAAAAATGGAATAGCATATTGTTATAATTCAACCAATAAATATAATTAATACAACAATAAAAATAGACTTAAATTAACATTACCTTAATTAATTTACTTTTATAGTAAGAATTTGATAAAATAATAACACCTTTTACTATACTCACACTTTTAAATTTTCATCCTGATGCCAGGTTCTGTACTAAACTCAATTTTACCTAACTTTGCTTTTTAAAATTAAAAATATGGCAAAAGTAGCTGTTATTATGGGGAGCACTAGTGATCTTCCCGTTATGCAAGACGCAATAGATGTACTTAACGAATTGGGAATTGAGGTAAGCGTGGATATTGTTTCTGCACATCGAACCCCAGAAAAAATGTATGAATTTGGTAAGAACGCACATAAAAATGGTATTTCGGCAATAATAGCCGGCGCAGGAGGTGCAGCACATTTACCTGGAATGGTAGCCTCTTTATCTCCATTGCCTGTAATTGGTGTACCAGTAAAAAGCAGTAATTCCATAGATGGTTGGGATTCTGTTCTATCCATCCTTCAAATGCCAGGAGGCGTTCCCGTTGCAACGGTAGCACTTAATGGCGCTAAAAACGCAGGGATTTTGGCAGCTCAAATTATAGGCTCATCCAACGAAGAGGTGTTAAACAGAATAATTGCTTATAAAGAATCGCTTAAAGAAAAAGTGATTAAGGGAGCTGCTGAAATAAAAAAATAGGTCCTGGGGAGGAACCTATTTTTTCTATAATCCTAAATTTGAGGGTTTAGGTTATCCACACAGCTAATTCATATAGTAGGTCTGGTGTATATTTTAAAGTGTTATTTTTTTCTTTACACCCTCACTTACGCAGCTATTACTAACCTGGTTTTACTTCCTTTTAGTTATTTTTAAGAAAATCGTTTTTACGTTGTGTTTTTACGATAAACGGAAGAATATTTCTCAAATAAGCTAAAATCCATTACTAAATGCGGGTAAATAATTGTTTCAGGTTAATCAATTCTTAAAACTTTGGGGCAACCCGTATAAGTTTATTACTTTGTAATTCATTGAAATTTTAAAAAAATAAAAATGGCAAATTTGCTTAATCATACATTTACAACACCTTATCAAACCGCTCCTTTTTCAGCAATAAAAAATGAAGACTTTCTTCCGGCAATCAAGGAAGAAATTTCAAAAACCAAAAAGGAAATTAACAGTATTACGGAAAACCAAGAACCTCCTTCTTTCGAAAACACGATTGAAGCCTTAGAGTTTTCTGGAGCACAATTGGATAGGGTGACTTCTATTTTCTTTAATCTGAACAGTGCGGAGACCAATGATGAAATCCAAAAATTGGCACAGGAGATTTCGCCACTTTTGTCGGAGTTCGGGAATGATATCCGCTTAAACGAAGCGCTTTTTAAACGCGTAAAAACTGTTTGGGATAAACGGGAATCCTTATCTCTCAACAGGGAACAAACCATGCTATTGGAAAAAACCTATAAAAGTTTTTCTAGAAATGGCGCTAACCTTCCCCAAGACAAAAAAGCCACCCTTCGGGAAATTGACAAAGAGTTATCCCAGCTAAGTTTAAAATTCGGGGAAAATGTATTGGCAGAAACCAACGCTTTCGAAATGCATATTACCAATGAAGCCGATCTAAAAGGGCTTCCCGAAAGCGCCTTGGAAGCAGCCGCCGACGAGGCTAAATCCCGCGATAAAGAAGGTTGGGTTTTTACACTTAACTACCCCAGTTATATCCCGTTTATGACTTATGCTGAAAACAGGGATTTAAGAAAAAAAATGTCTTTAGCTTTTGGAAGCAAAGCTTTTCAAGGCAACCAACATGACAATCGAGAGAACGTAAAACAAATTGTTCGCCTGCGTCAACAAAGAGCCGAGTTGTTGGGTTACCAAACCCATGCCCATTTTATTCTTGAAGAGCGTATGGCCAAAACCCCCGAAAAAGTAAATACTTTCTTGGAAGAATTGCTGGAAAAGGCAAAGCCAGCAGCTGTAAGGGAATTTCAACAACTGGAAAGTTTTGCCAAGAAAGAGGATAATCTCGAAAAATTACAAAAATGGGACAGTGCGTTCTATACAGAAAAATTAAAACAAAAACTGTTTAATCTCGATGACGAAAAACTAAAGCCATATTTTAAACTGGAAAATGTTATCGATGGGGTTTTTACGATCGCCAAAAGGTTATATGGATTACAGTTTGAAGAAACCAAGGAAATCGACACCTACCACAAAGATGTTAAAACGTATAAGGTCTTAGATGAAGCCAATGAGCTTACTGCCATATTTTACGCAGATTTTCATCCCCGTCCTGGGAAAAGAAATGG from Galbibacter sp. BG1 harbors:
- the purE gene encoding 5-(carboxyamino)imidazole ribonucleotide mutase — encoded protein: MAKVAVIMGSTSDLPVMQDAIDVLNELGIEVSVDIVSAHRTPEKMYEFGKNAHKNGISAIIAGAGGAAHLPGMVASLSPLPVIGVPVKSSNSIDGWDSVLSILQMPGGVPVATVALNGAKNAGILAAQIIGSSNEEVLNRIIAYKESLKEKVIKGAAEIKK
- a CDS encoding DUF1501 domain-containing protein; translated protein: MNCNDHHHNTKFSRRDFLMKTSLGLGALSFGSLLSPMNLLGNSPSMTNNLLKGTHFPPKVKRVIYLFQSGAPSQLDLFDYKPLLQKMNGQQLPDSVIGGQRLTGMSAGQSSLPMAGTVFDFKQHGESGAWMSSLMPHTAKVVDDICFIKSMYTEAINHDPAITFLQTGSQQPGRPSIGSWVSYGLGSDNKNLPEFVVLVTKDKIGQPLYSRLWGNGFLPSQHQGVQFRAGKDPVLYLTNPPGVTGETRREQLDYLQRLENMAHEDIGDPEILARMSQYEMAYRMQTSVPEIMSTDNEPDYIYDLYGEDSKKPGTFAANCLLARRLAEKDVKFIQLYHQGWDQHGGLPTAIKQQCKDTDQATAALITDLKQRGMFEDTLVIWGGEFGRTNYSQGQLTPDNYGRDHHPKCFTIFMAGAGIKGGVTLGATDDFGYNVIDRPVHVHDFQATLMHLLGVDHERLTYKYQGRRFRLTDVHGEVVKEVLA
- a CDS encoding M3 family metallopeptidase; amino-acid sequence: MANLLNHTFTTPYQTAPFSAIKNEDFLPAIKEEISKTKKEINSITENQEPPSFENTIEALEFSGAQLDRVTSIFFNLNSAETNDEIQKLAQEISPLLSEFGNDIRLNEALFKRVKTVWDKRESLSLNREQTMLLEKTYKSFSRNGANLPQDKKATLREIDKELSQLSLKFGENVLAETNAFEMHITNEADLKGLPESALEAAADEAKSRDKEGWVFTLNYPSYIPFMTYAENRDLRKKMSLAFGSKAFQGNQHDNRENVKQIVRLRQQRAELLGYQTHAHFILEERMAKTPEKVNTFLEELLEKAKPAAVREFQQLESFAKKEDNLEKLQKWDSAFYTEKLKQKLFNLDDEKLKPYFKLENVIDGVFTIAKRLYGLQFEETKEIDTYHKDVKTYKVLDEANELTAIFYADFHPRPGKRNGAWMTVYKPQYVKNSENSRPHISIVCNFTKPTASKPSLLTFNEVTTLFHEFGHALHGMLANTTYPSLSGTSVYWDFVELPSQVLENWCYEKEALELFAKHYETNEVIPMEYVEKIIESATFMEGMQTLRQLSFGMLDMSWHGVDPTYIEDVKAHEDEVFEATSLYPETPETCMSTAFSHIFQGGYSAGYYSYKWAEVLDADAFEFFKEQGIFSKEVATKFKDNILTQGGTENPMELYKRFRGKEPQPDALLRRAGLIEKK
- a CDS encoding DUF1553 domain-containing protein yields the protein MLFHFSIGSRILKRLVFAILLMALSVNFVACSVDVPKEVQVAYEDLPEQVDYNFHVKPILSDRCFNCHGPDENTRKAGLRLDVKEGMFRKLESGNKAFKSGSPYQSEVIARILSDDEELMMPPPESHLKLSAREKALILKWVEQGAEWKKHWAFIPPENKGTPKLDEENPLINNEIDEFVYDKLRQKGYNFSPKAPKEQLLRRLALDLTGLPPTLEELDLFLNDESPDAYEKMVDKYLSSNANAEKLTLDWLDLSRYADSHGLHADGWRSMWPWRDWVINAFKDNMPYDQFVTWQLAGDLLPNPSRDQILATAFNRNTPMTGEGGVIDEEFRLSYVFDRAETTSTAFLGLTVACAKCHDHKFDPISQKDYYEMSAFFNNVRELGMTGDDGNFGPLLTLTSKEEQKKADSLKKKIRSEEKELAITKKELASLEQFMDEIPTSFKKEDLIGYYPLEDVRKRKPNDPKYKGIAIYGNYLNNYIIDDNAYATMENPGKIVKGVVGNAIEITGDYDEIHLQNNPNFEFIDEFSAGLFVNTSKRKKGKTQTIMGTSGEKNGDWRGWEFYLDSTNSLNVRLMHALPENYFHIKTLDTLQKKKWYHVAFTYNGSGKADDVDIYINGSKVSSEIVHNKLYKSIKTYRTIRPDIIEPRTLKVGKSYRKYTGEDGIFKGMVDEIYFYKRKLTSGEIRVLAGTSLEEINSKNRSLVKEYWIEKTPQVAEVKDTLKELRKKWLEVMNPTLEIMVMEEMPEKRTSYLYKRGEYNQPGETVNANTLSALPAFPDSLPKNRLGLAKWLFMDNNPLTARVAVNRYWQMVFGSGLVDTPQDFGVQGNLPSHPELLDWLAIYFRENNWNVKKLLKKMVMSHTYQQISTPTEAMALKDPENTYLSRSNTYRLSAEAIRDNALAVSGLLVTQVGGASVKPYMPADLWAEKSSFSYKLLNYKEDMGDSLYRRSMYTFIRRTSPHPAMTAFDAPSRDVCTIERESTNTPLQALVLLNDEQFIEASRVLAERVQKEKEGVVENQIEMVFRLATSRKPSSKELQLLKELYGKQYDYFKNTPKATKDLLKVGEKPFDNSLDEEKTAALTIVSNTILNHDETFMRR